The nucleotide sequence GGAGGGTAGGATGACCAGGGTAGGATCAGGGAAGGTAGGTAGGGAGAAGGGAGGCGCCAGGCGGCCGAGTCGCTGGCTGCTGAGCGAGTTCCTGGATGCGCTGGCGCTGGAGGGGCGGTCGCCGCACTCGGTGCGCTCTTATCGCCGCGACCTGGAGCCCCTGCTGGCGGCGCTGCCGGCGCGCCTCGACCGGGTTCACCCAGCCGATTTGCGTGAGCATTTCCGCGCCCAGCAGCAGGCCGGGCGCGCGCCCTCCAGCATCAATCACGCTATCGCCGCCGCGCGCTCGTTCTTCAACTTCCTGGTGGACAACCGAGTGCTGGACTCCAGCCCCGCCATGAGCCTGCGCTCGATCCGCGTCGGGCCGAGCCTGGCACCCAAGCATCTGACCGTGGAAGAGGTGGATAGCCTGCTGGCCGAGCCGCAGGTCGAGACTCCCAGCGGGGTGCGCGACCTGGCCCTGCTGGCCTTTCGCTACAACACCGGCCTGCGGGTCGGGGAGTTGTGTTCGCTCAATCGCGCGGATGTCCAGTTGCCAGAAGACGGCTGGGGGCAGGTGCAACTGGTGGGCAAGGGGCGGCGGCTGCGCTGGGTGTCGGTCAATGCTCATGCGCGCCGGACGCTGGAGGACTACCTCGCCTGCCGCGAAGACGATAACCCGGCTCTGTTCCTCAACCGCAGCGGGGAGCGCTTCTCGGTGCGCGGAGTGGCCTTGCTGGTCAACCGCTATCTGCGGCGCATCGGCATCACCGACCGGAGCGGGCCGCATCTGCTGCGCCACACCTTCGCCACCCACGCCCTGCGCGCCCGTCCCAACCTGCGGGCCGTGCAGGAACTCCTGGGCCACTCCAGCGTAACCACCACCCAGCGCTACACGCACATGGACGCCGACGACCTGCGCCAGCAGGTGGCGGAGCTGTCAGGGAACGGGTTGCGGCACTGATGCCTGATCGTCGCGGTTGTTGGCGAAGAACCCTCGGCTGTGCGTCTGAACCCGCCCACGAGTAGGGCAAATCGCAAGGCGGCAACCCGGCTGGCGGCAGGAACCCAGGTCGGAACCAGGGAAACCTTCACCCCAGGGCACGCAAAGCCGGTTCGCATGGGAATGCCGGGTTAACGGGGGCGCTATGGGCAGGCGCATATCCATCAGCTCCCTCTCGCTAGTCGTGATCGCGGCGGCGCTGGCGGTGCTGGCGGCGACGCCATTGGTGCGGCTGACGGTGCGGCTGATGGTGCAAGACACGAGGCCGCATGCAAAAGACACGCTCATCCCGTTCGACCCGCGGATAAAGCAGCAGGCGGCGCGACGTCCCCATGACGCCAAGGCCTGGTTGGCAGCCGCCGTCGCTACCGGCGATCCGCCCGGCTCCGGCCCCTTGGACATCGCAGCATTGCACCGGGTGCTCGAGTTGAAACGCGACTGGCCGGCGCCATACCTGGTGCTGGGCAACTTTCTGGTCGCGAAGACTCCACGCGTCTGGCGCCAAGAACTGGCGGTCTCCTATCCCGAGTCGGCGGCTTCCTTCAAACGGACGCACATAGAAAAGCTGACCGAGGCCCAGCGCGAGGACATTCAGCGCGCGCGGGAGGCACTGCAGAAGGCACGCTCGCTTGACCCGGGCAGCGCCGCCCCCGATTACCTGCTCGCTTATCTCGCACTGTCGGAACACCGCGACCGCGAGGCGGTGGCGCTGCTGCGCCAGGGACTCGAGAAGCGGCAGTGGAGCGTCGGGCAGCGCGATGCCAACATCGCGGTATATGAGACCGCCGTGCGTTCAGTGCCTCCGATGCAAGCAAACCTGCTCGTTCTGGCGATGTTGGGACCGCGATTCGACGTGGACGTACGCCTGCGCGAGTTAGCACGGATTGTGACGGGCATGTCCATCATCGCCCGCGACTGCGGTGACCATAAGCGGGCCATCTTCCTGCGCGAGTCGGTAATGCACCTTGGCCGCGTGATGATCGCGCGCGCCTACACGGTAACCGAAGCCCTAAGCGGGGAAGCGATCTGGACTATCGCCGCCTGCGATCGTCTCACGCCGGCTGAACAGCAGGCAATCGTCGCAAAGCTCGGTAAGCCCCGCCGCGGAGACACCGCGGAGGCGACGGAAGCCAGGCGCCATGCGCTGACGCAGGCGCGGCAAGCGAAGTTCGCGCGTTACCTGCGCGAGCACGGGCGGTCTGATCTAGCTGGCGATGTCACCTCATTCGGCAATGAGCTGGCGGCCTGGCGGCAAACGCTTTCGAACTCCAGCGTGAAGTCTTGGGCGATCCACAGCGGTCTCTTCACCGAGGCAGGGCTGTTCGGGACGTGGGTGGCGGCAACGGGAATATGGCTGTCGCTGCTGGTCGTATGCGGCCTCGCGTGG is from Armatimonadota bacterium and encodes:
- a CDS encoding tyrosine-type recombinase/integrase, whose translation is EGRMTRVGSGKVGREKGGARRPSRWLLSEFLDALALEGRSPHSVRSYRRDLEPLLAALPARLDRVHPADLREHFRAQQQAGRAPSSINHAIAAARSFFNFLVDNRVLDSSPAMSLRSIRVGPSLAPKHLTVEEVDSLLAEPQVETPSGVRDLALLAFRYNTGLRVGELCSLNRADVQLPEDGWGQVQLVGKGRRLRWVSVNAHARRTLEDYLACREDDNPALFLNRSGERFSVRGVALLVNRYLRRIGITDRSGPHLLRHTFATHALRARPNLRAVQELLGHSSVTTTQRYTHMDADDLRQQVAELSGNGLRH